The Setaria viridis chromosome 6, Setaria_viridis_v4.0, whole genome shotgun sequence genome contains a region encoding:
- the LOC117861137 gene encoding xyloglucan endotransglucosylase/hydrolase protein 24: MGQARTQLLASLAAIYLILAITHVTGGQTDDLDDLEIMWGNAKVVTDSSGQKAIALTLDRSTSSAFRSKKTCQFCRIDVEIKLVPGNSAGTVTTFYMITEGAWQYHDEIDIEFLGNSTGQPYTMHTNMYARGQGGREKQYKFDFDPTQDYHKYTIIWNKDWILFLVDDKLYRQIKNNQMYGAPYPYYYPMRVYATIWNADDWATQGGRVKTDWSQEPFTAYFRNYRAISCPQFGNNPMCLPGSGWFNQQLDESRKQQMSQVDSNNKIYDYCKDPKRYKNGPPPRECGLQ; the protein is encoded by the exons ATGGGGCAGGCTAGGACTCAACTCCTAGCCTCCCTAGCGGCTATCTACCTTATCCTAGCCATCACCCATGTCACTGGTGGCCAGACTGATGACCTAGATGACCTAGAGATAATGTGGGGCAACGCAAAGGTGGTCACTGACAGCTCTGGCCAAAAGGCCATCGCGCTGACACTCGACCGCTCGACTAGCTCTGCGTTCCGCTCTAAGAAGACATGCCAGTTCTGCAGGATCGACGTGGAGATCAAGCTCGTCCCAGGGAACTCAGCTGGCACTGTGACCACGTTTTAT ATGATAACAGAGGGGGCATGGCAGTACCATGATGAGATCGACATCGAGTTCTTGGGGAACAGCACTGGCCAGCCCTACACCATGCACACTAACATGTATGCCAGAGGACAAGGTGGCAGAGAGAAGCAGTACAAGTTTGATTTTGATCCCACTCAAGATTACCACAAGTACACCATCATCTGGAATAAAGACTGGATCTT ATTCCTTGTCGATGACAAGCTGTACCGGCAGATCAAAAACAACCAGATGTATGGTGCCCCATACCCATACTATTATCCGATGAGGGTGTACGCCACCATCTGGAATGCAGATGACTGGGCAACGCAAGGCGGGCGGGTCAAGACCGACTGGTCACAGGAGCCATTCACAGCATACTTCCGGAACTACAGGGCCATCTCATGCCCCCAATTTGGGAACAACCCTATGTGTCTCCCAGGCTCCGGTTGGTTCAACCAGCAGCTGGATGAGTCGCGGAAACAGCAAATGTCACAAGTGGACTCCAATAACAAGATATATGATTACTGCAAAGACCCCAAGAGGTACAAGAATGGGCCGCCTCCTAGGGAGTGTGGGTTACAGTAG
- the LOC117861500 gene encoding disease resistance protein Pik-2 produces MAELMASAATSVMGSVIGKLTAMLGEKYQLARDVEQGIRFLKDELSSMDAVLQKLADKDDDQMDPMDKDWRNKVRELSFDIEDCVDRFMLNHSHGGSKANFVRKAVRKVKMLWEDQGIAGEIQKLKILVTEHSDRAKRYPVGMRCDSPQPVRLDPRATALFQEARDPVGIDGPREEIIQLLQVEENQHKVVSIYGTAGQGKTTLAMEVYRKITQAFDCRAFVSVSQTLDMKKLLRDILSQIVSTSEFDQLQSERWETEQLMRKMRDYLIDKRYFILIDDIWNVSDWEQVEAALPRKDNGSRIITTTRSKTVAETCAGIDAQMYKAKPLGDDESRRLFFKRLFHSTEHCPQDLMAVSSDILRKCGGIPLAIISIAGLLANRSKTKEVWVNALKYISAAVDKDSHIDKMKRIFLLSYFDLPLYLRSCMLYLSVFPEDYVIDCRQLILLWVAEGLIPGQGRENMEQLGRSYLNELINRSLVQPTKVGAVAATVKECRVHDVILEFIVSKALEDNFVTIWNRNGFSENYSSNKIRRLSIQYGISMRAEEMVKIKEQAAHIRSINIFDPNSVLLIKNTSMFLSSQVLRVLNTQTQEKLLEDCYLGHVKSFGQMKYLRLKFWSSIWHCKLPEDIEKLQHLQTLDVRCSSIEKLPASITQLQRLVRLLVHNEVKLPDGIGNLQALEELSVINLDIQTIKFIQGLGDLTNLKVLGIEWWYAHAEVRHVDVEGHKEACISSLSKLVTTLRELRIMQDAYDKLSFMASCGSTPPPLRKLIIRGCVLPHQIISSLVNLTRLCSGLVSQEGINILASLPMLLSITVCVSFAEGNSGTRYTISSQGFQRLVKFNFMCVDEGALEFEPGAMPCGCRHGVSSIMSKAAWSLGCRIWQASDMLLFVLPVIKLLLTRCRIWRMTSGLQQAPIPTVPWSSWSINYVKFVWLKGAAGAHATIPC; encoded by the exons ATGGCCGAACTGATGGCGAGCGCCGCCACGAGCGTGATGGGGTCCGTCATCGGCAAGCTGACTGCCATGCTCGGCGAGAAGTACCAGCTCGCCAGAGACGTGGAGCAAGGGATCCGCTTCCTCAAGGATGAGCTGAGCAGCATGGATGCCGTGCTGCAGAAGCTCGCAGACAAGGACGACGACCAAATGGATCCAATGGATAAAGATTGGAGGAACAAGGTGCGTGAGCTATCCTTCGATATTGAGGATTGCGTCGATCGCTTCATGCTCAATCACAGCCATGGAGGTTCCAAGGCTAACTTTGTTCGCAAAGCCGTGCGTAAGGTGAAGATGTTGTGGGAGGACCAGGGCATAGCAGGGGAGATCCAAAAACTCAAGATACTCGTGACAGAGCATAGTGACCGGGCCAAACGCTACCCTGTGGGAATGCGGTGCGACTCACCTCAGCCGGTGCGCTTGGATCCTCGAGCAACTGCCCTCTTTCAGGAGGCGAGGGATCCTGTGGGAATTGATGGTCCTCGCGAGGAAATCATCCAGTTATTACAAGTTGAAGAAAATCAGCACAAGGTGGTGTCCATCTATGGTACCGCTGGGCAGGGGAAGACTACTCTAGCCATGGAGGTATACCGAAAAATCACACAAGCATTTGATTGCAGGGCTTTCGTGTCTGTATCTCAGACTCTGGATATGAAGAAGCTACTCAGAGATATATTGTCTCAAATAGTAAGCACGAGCGAGTTTGACCAGTTGCAGTCGGAAAGGTGGGAGACGGAGCAGCTCATGCGCAAAATGAGAGACTACTTAATTGACAAGAG GTACTTCATCTTGATTGATGATATCTGGAATGTATCAGATTGGGAGCAAGTAGAAGCTGCCTTACCTCGCAAAGACAACGGAAGCAGAATAATTACTACAACACGTAGTAAAACAGTAGCTGAAACATGTGCTGGTATTGATGCACAAATGTACAAAGCAAAGCCACTTGGTGATGACGAATCTCGCAGATTATTCTTTAAAAGGCTATTTCACTCAACTGAACATTGTCCCCAAGATTTGATGGCAGTATCCAGTGATATTTTGAGGAAATGTGGGGGAATACCTTTAGCCATAATCAGTATAGCTGGTTTATTAGCAAACAGAAGCAAAACCAAGGAAGTCTGGGTCAATGCATTGAAGTATATTTCTGCTGCAGTTGACAAAGATTCTCACATTGATAAAATGAAAAGAATTTTTCTGCTTAGTTACTTTGACCTTCCTCTTTATCTAAGGAGCTGTATGTTATATCTGAGCGTGTTCCCGGAGGATTATGTGATTGATTGTAGACAGTTGATATTGTTATGGGTAGCCGAAGGACTGATTCCTGGACAAGGCAGAGAAAATATGGAGCAGCTTGGGAGGAGTTACCTTAATGAGCTGATCAATAGAAGCTTGGTCCAGCCAACCAAGGTTGGGGCAGTTGCCGCAACAGTGAAAGAGTGCAGAGTTCATGATGTCATACTTGAGTTTATTGTATCAAAGGCTTTGGAGGACAATTTTGTTACTATATGGAATCGTAATGGGTTTTCTGAAAATTATTCTTCTAACAAGATTCGCCGTTTATCTATCCAATATGGTATTTCTATGCGGGCTGAAGAGATGGTGAAGATAAAAGAACAGGCAGCTCATATTCGATCAATCAATATTTTTGACCCTAATTCAGTGCTGCTAATTAAAAACACCTCTATGTTTTTAAGTAGCCAAGTCTTGCGAGTGCTGAATACACAAACTCAGGAGAAGTTACTTGAAGATTGCTATCTTGGACATGTCAAAAGTTTTGGTCAAATGAAGTACTTGAGGTTAAAATTTTGGTCATCAATATGGCACTGCAAACTCCCAGAAGATATAGAAAAGCTGCAACATCTTCAGACACTAGATGTTAGGTGTAGCAGCATTGAAAAACTACCGGCTAGCATTACCCAATTGCAGAGATTAGTGCGTCTTCTTGTACATAATGAGGTAAAACTACCTGATGGGATTGGAAATCTGCAGGCATTGGAAGAGCTATCAGTGATCAATTTGGATATTCAAACTATCAAGTTTATCCAAGGGCTCGGCGATCTGACCAATCTGAAGGTACTTGGAATTGAGTGGTGGTACGCTCATGCAGAAGTACGTCACGTGGACGTGGAAGGCCACAAGGAAGCATGTATCTCGTCACTCTCCAAGCTTGTCACAACCCTTCGAGAACTGCGCATCATGCAGGATGCTTATGACAAACTTTCATTCATGGCTTCGTGTGGCTCTACTCCACCACCCCTTCGGAAGCTCATCATTCGTGGATGTGTCCTGCCCCATCAAATCATCAGCTCGCTAGTCAACCTGACCCGCCTCTGTAGTGGACTAGTAAGCCAGGAAGGGATAAATATCCTAGCAAGTTTGCCCATGCTCCTCTCTATTACTGTTTGTGTTTCCTTTGCAGAGGGTAATTCTGGAACCAGGTATACAATCAGCAGTCAAGGATTCCAGCGTTTAGTCAAGTTTAATTTCATGTGTGTTGATGAGGGGGCGTTGGAGTTTGAGCCAGGAGCCATGCCATGTGGCTGCAGGCACGGGGTCAGTTCAATTATGAGCAAGGCGGCCTGGTCCTTGGGCTGCAGAATCTGGCAGGCCTCAGACATGTTGCTCTTCGTATTGCCAGTTATCAAGCTACTCCTGACGAGGTGCAGGATTTGGAGGATGACATCAGGGTTGCAGCAGGCGCCCATCCCAACCGTCCCGTGGTCCAGCTGGTCAATAAATTACGTCAAGTTTGTATGGCTCAAGGGTGCAGCAGGCGCCCACGCGACCATCCCATGCTAG
- the LOC117861140 gene encoding endo-1,3;1,4-beta-D-glucanase: MGSTSMFFLCLAMVHIAAATVHEHSQCIDNPPDLSLRGVEAGKVMDGLPRGFRAYVTGPSHSKQAIVLASDVYGFESPILRKIADEVAMTGHYYVVVPDFFHGDPYNDSRILSEWLKSHSPVEAAQDAKALFAALKKDRKSIGVGGYCWGGKVAAEIAKTEDVEVVVLSHPSLLTNDDIKEVKWPIEILGAQNDTITPPEQVLQFKEILKERMEIPYFVKIFPKVAHGFACRYNTTDPFAVKSAEKALAYMLDWFHKYLK; the protein is encoded by the exons ATGGGCTCCACCTCAATGTTCTTCCTTTGCCTTGCTATGGTGCACATTGCGGCAGCGACCGTTCATGAGCACTCGCAGTGCATCGACAACCCGCCGGACCTGTCACTGCGCGGCGTCGAGGCTGGCAAGGTCATGGACGGCCTCCCACGGGGGTTTAGGGCCTACGTCACCGGGCCCTCCCACTCCAAACAAGCCATCGTCCTCGCCTCCGATGTCTACG GATTTGAGTCACCCATACTGAG AAAAATAGCCGACGAAGTTGCTATGACAGGACACTACTATGTCGTGGTGCCTGATTTCTTCCACGGTGATCCTTACAACGACAGTAGAATCCTTTCAGAATGGCTCAAGTCTCACTCCCCG GTCGAAGCTGCCCAAGATGCCAAGGCACTCTTTGCTGCTTTAAAGAAGGATAGAAAATCCATCGGGGTTGGTGGTTATTGCTGGGGTG GAAAAGTTGCTGCAGAGATCGCAAAAACTGAAGATGTAGAAGTCGTTGTCCTTTCTCATCCATCATTACTGACTAATGATGATATCAAAG AGGTGAAATGGCCAATTGAGATCCTTGGAGCTCAGAATGACACGATCACACCACCAGAGCAGGTGCTTCAGTTCAAGGAAATCTTGAAAGAAAGAATGGAG ATTCCTTACTTTGTCAAGATCTTCCCAAAAGTTGCCCATGGATTTGCTTGCAGATATAATACTACTGACCCATTCGCTGTCAAAAGCGCTGAAAAAGCTCTTGCTTACATGCTCGACTGGTTCCACAAATACTTGAAGTGA